The Xanthomonas rydalmerensis genomic interval GAGGCGCGCGTGGCCGCGGCGGCATCCGCCGTGCCGTCCGCCCGCGGCACTTCCCGATGGCGCTGCGGCGCCGGACGCGGTCGGCAGGTCGCATGAGCACGGTCGCCCCCACATCGGCCATGCACGTCGACGCTCCGCTGGATGCCGGCCACGCCGTCCTGCCGGCCGAAGCGCCGCTGGCGATGCCGCTGCAGTCGCTGCAGGAAGGCAAGCTGCGCAACAAGCGCCTGCCCAGCACCCCGGTCGGGATCGGCTGGCGGCGGTTCTACGTGTTCGGCACCACTGCGGCGATGACCGCCTACGCCAGTTGGCTGATCGGCAAAGTGCTGCTGATCGGCGGCGTCAGCGTGCTCGAAGCCTGCCTGATGGTGCTGTTCATCCCGCTGTTCGCCTGGATCGCGCTGTCCTTCGTCAGCGCGCTGGCCGGCTTCTTCACCCTGGTGTTCGGCAAGGGCCGCAAGCTCGGCATCGATCCGGACGCGCCGCTACCGCAGGTGCGCAACCGCACCGCGTTGCTGATGCCCACCTACAACGAGGATCCGCACCGGCTGATGGCCGGCCTGCAGGCGATCTACGAGTCGGTGGAGGCCACCGGCCAGATCGAGCGCTTCGATTTCTTCATCCTCAGCGACACCACGCGTCCGGCGATCGGTGCGGAAGAAGAGAAGGTGTACGCCGAACTGGTGGAGCGCGTCGGCGGGCAAGGCCGGCTGTTCTACCGGCGCCGCGCCAGCAACGCCGGGCGCAAGGCCGGCAACATCGCCGACTGGGTGCGCCGTTTCGGCGGCGCCTATCCGCAGATGCTGATCCTCGACGCCGACAGCCTGATGACCGGCGACAGCATCGTGCGCCTGGCCGCCGGCATGGAGGCCAACCCCGACGTCGGCCTGATCCAGACCCTGCCGGAAGTGGTCAACGGCAATACCCTGTTCGCGCGCATGCAGCAGTTCGGCGGCCGCGTCTACGGCCCGGTGATCGCGTTCGGCGTGGCCTGGTGGCACGGTTCGGAAAGCAACTACTGGGGCCACAACGCGATGATCCGCACCGAGGCCTTCGCCGCGCAGGCCGGCCTGCCGTCGCTGCCCGGGCGCAAGCCGTTCTGCGGCCACGTGCTCAGCCACGACTTCGTCGAAGCCGCGTTGATGCGCCGCGGCGGCTGGGCCATGCACATGGTGCCGTACCTGCAGGGCAGCTACGAGGAAGGCCCGCCGACGCTGACCGACCTGCTGGTGCGCGACCGTCGCTGGTGCCAGGGCAACCTGCAGCACTCCAAGGTGGTGCGCGCGCGTGGCCTGCACTGGGTCAGCCGCATGCACATGCTGATCGGCATCGGCCATTACTTCACTGCGCCGATGTGGGGCATGTTGATGCTGATCGGCATCGCCATTCCGCTGCAGAACGGCGGCTTCGACCTGGTCGCCTCGGTGATCTCGCCGTTCTCGCCGGCGCGCTACTGGCACCAGCAGGACTCCACGCGGGTGTTCTGGGTGTTCGCGGTGACCATGTTCGTGCTGCTCGCGCCCAAGGTGATGGGCTACTTCGCGATGCTGCTCAAGCCCGGCGAACGTCGCGGCTGCGGCGGCGGACTGCGCGCCTTCGTCAGCATGCTGCTGGAAACCCTGCTGGCCGCGCTGATGGCGCCGGTGGTGATGTACGTGCAGTCGCGCGGCGTCTCCGAGGTGCTGGCCGGCAAGGACTCGGGCTGGGACGCGCAGCAGCGCGACGACGGCCGCATTTCGTGGGCGGCGCTGTTGCGCAGCTACGGCGGACTGAGCGCGTTCGGTCTGCTGATGGGCGGTATGGCCTATGCCGTGTCGCCGTCGCTGGCGGCATGGATGGCGCCGGTGGTGATCGGCATGGCGCTGGCGGTGCCGGTGGTGGCGATCAGTTCCTCGCGCGCCGCCGGCCTGTGGCTGCGCAAGCTGCGCATCCTCGCCATACCCGAGGAATCGCAACCGCCGGCAGTGCTGCTGCGCGCCGCCGAACTGCGCCGCGAAGCCGCCGCACGCCGTGTCGAGGCCGAGGCGCAGGCCCAGGGCTGACGCCGGCATACTATCCGGCCTCCTCCATCGGGAACCGACATGCTGGAAACAGTGGAACACGAGACCGGCGCAGCGCCGCGCTGGACCGTCCTGTGGCTGCACGGCCTGGGCGCCGACGGCAACGACTTCGCGCCGCTGGTGCCGGAGCTGGTGCGGCCGCACTGGCCGGCGCTGCGCTTCGTGTTTCCGCACGCGCCGGTGCGGGCGGTGACGATCAACAACGGCGTGCGCATGCGCGCCTGGTACGACATCGTCAGCATGGACTTCTCCAACCGCGCCGACAGCGCCGGCGTCGCCGACTCGGTGGCCCAGGTCGAGGAATTGATCGCACGCGAGGACGCGCGCGGCGTGCCGGCCGAGCGCCTGTTGCTGGCCGGCTTTTCCCAGGGCGGCGCGATCACTCTGGCCGCCGGCCTGCGCCGCGAACGGCCGCTGGCCGGCCTGATCGGCCTGTCCACCTATCTGCCGGAACTGGAGAGCGTCGCCCGCTGGCACGCCCCGGCGGCCCTGCAGCAGCCGCTGTTCATGGCCCATGGCCAGGGCGACCCGGTGATCCCGCAGACCTACGCCGAGCGCACCGCACAGACGCTGCAGGCGCTGGGCATGCCGGTGCAGTGGCGGCGCTATTCGATGGCGCATCAGGTCTGCGCCGAGGAAATCGCCGACCTGGGCGACTGGATGGATGCCTGCATCACCGGCAACTGAGGACGGCGGCCGCGTGGCGGCATGGTGCGCTGCCGATGGCGGGCGCCCGGAACCGGGGCTAGTATCGGCCGCAGCGCACGCCAGCCTATCGGGGGAGACCTGGGTGAAGGTATTGATCGCCGACGACGAGCCCCTGGCCCGCGAACGCCTGCGCACGCTGCTGGCCGCGCATGCCGGTGTGGAAGTGGTGGCTGAAGCCGACAACGGCATGGATGCGCTGCACGCCTGCGCTGCCGCCCAGCCGGACCTGGTGCTGCTGGACATCGCGATGCCCGGCCTCGACGGCCTGGAGGCCGCCCGTCACCTGGCCACGTTCGAGCCGCGCCCGGCCGTGGTGTTCTGCACCGCCTACGATGCGCATGCGCTGTCCGCGTTCGAAGCGGCGGCGATCGACTACCTGA includes:
- a CDS encoding alpha/beta hydrolase; its protein translation is MLETVEHETGAAPRWTVLWLHGLGADGNDFAPLVPELVRPHWPALRFVFPHAPVRAVTINNGVRMRAWYDIVSMDFSNRADSAGVADSVAQVEELIAREDARGVPAERLLLAGFSQGGAITLAAGLRRERPLAGLIGLSTYLPELESVARWHAPAALQQPLFMAHGQGDPVIPQTYAERTAQTLQALGMPVQWRRYSMAHQVCAEEIADLGDWMDACITGN
- the mdoH gene encoding glucans biosynthesis glucosyltransferase MdoH; translation: MSTVAPTSAMHVDAPLDAGHAVLPAEAPLAMPLQSLQEGKLRNKRLPSTPVGIGWRRFYVFGTTAAMTAYASWLIGKVLLIGGVSVLEACLMVLFIPLFAWIALSFVSALAGFFTLVFGKGRKLGIDPDAPLPQVRNRTALLMPTYNEDPHRLMAGLQAIYESVEATGQIERFDFFILSDTTRPAIGAEEEKVYAELVERVGGQGRLFYRRRASNAGRKAGNIADWVRRFGGAYPQMLILDADSLMTGDSIVRLAAGMEANPDVGLIQTLPEVVNGNTLFARMQQFGGRVYGPVIAFGVAWWHGSESNYWGHNAMIRTEAFAAQAGLPSLPGRKPFCGHVLSHDFVEAALMRRGGWAMHMVPYLQGSYEEGPPTLTDLLVRDRRWCQGNLQHSKVVRARGLHWVSRMHMLIGIGHYFTAPMWGMLMLIGIAIPLQNGGFDLVASVISPFSPARYWHQQDSTRVFWVFAVTMFVLLAPKVMGYFAMLLKPGERRGCGGGLRAFVSMLLETLLAALMAPVVMYVQSRGVSEVLAGKDSGWDAQQRDDGRISWAALLRSYGGLSAFGLLMGGMAYAVSPSLAAWMAPVVIGMALAVPVVAISSSRAAGLWLRKLRILAIPEESQPPAVLLRAAELRREAAARRVEAEAQAQG